In Phycisphaerae bacterium, one genomic interval encodes:
- a CDS encoding sulfatase-like hydrolase/transferase produces the protein MRVVVVIVDSLRRDHLAAYGNTWLECANVSGLAERSVVFENVRTDRPGCASFRFELMTGLAASRLRDLAAAGALAAAEATLPGLLREKGVFTGLVSDHRRAMEVYRPACDFDFVLYQPGQGGDPMPDGPERLATPFEGGAGREPIAPQFAPDRLWLERYFRNRAALAGAFDPTEKLFDLASDAVVRLADREDWLMVVDCHGLSQPWDPPEDFARYRPENQLGKLAWLGPRAVRSDELDEGQLRFLRCAYADSCLFFDHALGGFLETVRGQDDVRLWLVSDHGVMIGDDGFVGFDESMANDAVRELVLMASGSQERDGRESGPVRPADLHATLLALAGVESKWAVDGKVIDPLVK, from the coding sequence TTGCGGGTAGTGGTGGTGATAGTCGATTCGTTGCGGCGGGACCATCTGGCCGCGTACGGCAATACGTGGCTGGAGTGTGCGAATGTTTCGGGTCTGGCCGAGCGGTCGGTGGTGTTCGAGAACGTGCGGACCGATCGTCCGGGCTGCGCGTCGTTCCGGTTCGAGCTGATGACGGGCCTTGCCGCGTCGCGGCTGCGGGATCTTGCGGCGGCGGGAGCATTGGCGGCTGCGGAGGCGACTCTGCCGGGCCTGCTGCGCGAGAAGGGCGTCTTTACGGGCCTGGTCAGCGATCATCGACGGGCAATGGAGGTCTACCGGCCGGCGTGCGATTTTGACTTTGTGCTGTATCAGCCCGGGCAGGGCGGCGACCCGATGCCGGATGGTCCGGAACGGCTGGCCACGCCGTTTGAGGGCGGCGCCGGACGCGAGCCGATCGCTCCGCAGTTTGCGCCGGACCGGCTTTGGCTGGAGCGGTACTTTCGCAATCGCGCAGCCCTGGCGGGCGCATTCGATCCGACGGAGAAGCTTTTCGATCTGGCCTCGGACGCGGTGGTGCGGCTGGCCGATCGCGAGGATTGGCTGATGGTGGTGGATTGCCATGGATTGAGTCAGCCGTGGGACCCGCCGGAGGATTTCGCCCGGTATCGGCCGGAGAATCAGCTTGGCAAGCTGGCGTGGCTCGGGCCGCGGGCGGTGCGATCGGACGAGTTGGATGAGGGGCAGTTGCGGTTCCTCCGCTGCGCGTACGCCGACAGTTGCCTGTTTTTCGATCACGCGCTGGGCGGTTTTCTGGAGACGGTGCGCGGACAGGATGACGTGCGGTTGTGGCTGGTCAGCGATCACGGCGTGATGATCGGCGACGACGGGTTCGTCGGCTTTGACGAATCGATGGCCAACGACGCGGTGCGGGAGTTGGTGCTGATGGCTTCGGGTTCGCAGGAGCGTGACGGCCGCGAGTCTGGTCCGGTTCGACCGGCGGACCTGCACGCGACGCTGCTGGCGTTGGCGGGCGTGGAGTCGAAGTGGGCAGTCGACGGGAAGGTTATCGATCCGCTGGTCAAATAG